A genomic stretch from Bacteroidota bacterium includes:
- a CDS encoding ROK family protein: protein MLRALTQTILGFDIGGTKTAIVEGTVEGEILQRVEMPTNAETPFGNTFPTMLDIAREIRSHARSAGRKMQAIGVSIGGPLRVEAGELVNPPHLPGWHGVSLKQHLMDAFPLLPVYIEHDGNAGALAAYHFGIGRQQPEIRDLVFLTFGTGIGAGVIINGQVLYGRSETAGEIGHWRLAERGPTGFGKTGSWEGFASGAGLVALAHLHNPTRWQANTTIRELVDAMLADDPEALQVATEAGKWMGRGLALLVDLLNPQAIVLGTLAVVLGDRILGPARAELAREALAPAVAVCQVQATTHGKAIGDVAALMPALVGEQVASLRK from the coding sequence GTGCTGCGGGCATTAACCCAGACGATTCTCGGATTTGATATAGGCGGTACCAAAACTGCCATTGTAGAAGGCACAGTGGAAGGTGAAATTCTACAACGCGTTGAAATGCCCACCAACGCAGAGACGCCGTTCGGCAATACTTTTCCGACCATGTTGGATATAGCCAGAGAAATACGGTCGCATGCGCGGTCTGCCGGCCGCAAGATGCAGGCCATTGGGGTGTCGATTGGAGGACCGTTGCGCGTTGAAGCCGGCGAACTGGTGAACCCCCCGCATTTGCCCGGGTGGCATGGTGTATCCCTCAAACAGCACCTAATGGATGCCTTTCCGCTCTTGCCCGTGTACATCGAGCACGATGGCAATGCCGGCGCACTTGCTGCGTACCACTTTGGGATTGGGCGTCAACAGCCTGAAATTAGAGACCTGGTGTTTTTGACATTTGGCACCGGGATTGGCGCCGGCGTGATCATCAACGGACAGGTGTTGTATGGCCGGAGTGAGACGGCCGGCGAAATAGGGCATTGGCGATTGGCAGAACGTGGCCCAACCGGGTTTGGTAAAACAGGCTCCTGGGAAGGTTTTGCTTCCGGCGCCGGACTGGTAGCGCTTGCCCATCTCCACAATCCAACGCGATGGCAGGCAAATACCACAATTCGCGAACTGGTTGATGCGATGTTGGCCGACGATCCGGAAGCGTTGCAGGTTGCAACAGAAGCCGGCAAGTGGATGGGACGCGGCCTTGCCCTGTTAGTAGACTTACTCAATCCGCAGGCCATTGTGTTGGGGACGCTGGCTGTTGTGCTTGGTGATCGAATTTTAGGGCCGGCTCGTGCAGAACTTGCCCGTGAAGCCCTCGCGCCGGCCGTTGCTGTTTGTCAGGTGCAAGCCACAACACACGGGAAAGCGATCGGTGATGTTGCTGCCCTTATGCCGGCGCTTGTCGGAGAGCAGGTAGCTTCATTGAGGAAATAA
- a CDS encoding cytochrome c biogenesis protein CcdA yields MYLRTLLFLLVSSWLAGTAGAQQIGPPADYVNWRASLSEDVLQPGDEIDLKVEATIAEGWKMYAMDSPKPIRGMTFNLEALPAGFVQQGEVIQSTPRQAFDKNFKMDVEYFLDNVLLDVRYDINEDVVNGKNALAGFVGFQICSDELGICLPPAKGEFSVGYEVRNGVGAPVSGALAEIASPEVAPIEIAPGGIAPTESAPTATAPENSVASVGSLGSRAGGFWGFLLLAIGAGLGALLMPCTFPMIPLTVSYFTKHSSDRGEAFRMASVYGLSIIVIFTGLGVLMSFLIGASGAQVIAANPWVNLLIGLVFIVFALSLLGLFELRLPNGLLNYFNRQSNEQKGYAGVLFMGATLTLVSFSCTAPFVGTLLAATAGGEWIYPVIGMLIFSATFALPFVLFAMFPSGLSRLPASGNWMNTLKVVFGFIELAAAIKFLSNADLVWGWNLISRPLAIAVIVVIFFLTGIYLIGKLRLKHEPADQEIGTLRLITAIGFFGLSLYMLPGLLGAPLNNLDAFLPPRQGTDISLLAALPRTAGESIGDENWYEDIDAAFAAAATAGKPVFIDFTGYTCTNCRQMESTVFLHQSITERFENDFVLLRLYTDDIDEGPTLQRYQLNLTGTVALPTYAVVHPATQILLARMSGTASVDEFRDFLDGGTASFSKNLALSN; encoded by the coding sequence ATGTATCTGCGTACCCTACTTTTCCTCCTCGTTTCCAGTTGGCTCGCCGGCACTGCTGGAGCCCAGCAAATTGGCCCACCCGCTGATTATGTGAATTGGCGTGCCAGCTTGTCGGAGGATGTTTTGCAGCCCGGTGATGAAATTGACCTCAAAGTTGAGGCAACGATTGCAGAAGGCTGGAAAATGTACGCCATGGATTCTCCGAAGCCCATCCGTGGCATGACGTTCAACCTCGAGGCCCTGCCCGCCGGATTTGTGCAGCAAGGTGAAGTGATTCAGTCGACACCCAGGCAAGCATTCGACAAAAACTTCAAAATGGATGTTGAGTACTTCCTTGACAACGTCTTGCTTGATGTGCGCTACGATATAAACGAAGACGTAGTTAATGGCAAAAATGCACTGGCCGGCTTTGTAGGGTTTCAGATCTGTAGCGATGAACTGGGTATCTGTTTACCGCCCGCTAAAGGCGAGTTTAGCGTAGGATACGAAGTCCGAAACGGCGTTGGTGCTCCCGTTTCTGGCGCCCTAGCGGAAATAGCTTCACCCGAAGTAGCACCCATCGAAATTGCGCCTGGGGGCATAGCGCCAACCGAATCTGCACCAACGGCGACCGCGCCCGAAAACAGTGTCGCATCGGTAGGCTCTCTGGGGTCCCGCGCCGGCGGCTTCTGGGGCTTTTTGTTGCTTGCCATTGGCGCCGGCCTTGGTGCGTTGCTGATGCCGTGCACCTTCCCGATGATTCCGCTCACGGTCTCCTACTTTACCAAGCACAGCAGCGATCGTGGTGAAGCCTTTCGGATGGCCAGCGTGTATGGCCTATCGATTATTGTGATTTTTACGGGCCTTGGCGTTTTGATGTCTTTCCTGATTGGCGCCTCGGGTGCACAAGTCATTGCTGCAAATCCCTGGGTGAATCTGCTGATCGGGTTGGTGTTTATTGTATTTGCACTGTCCTTACTTGGATTGTTTGAGCTACGCTTGCCTAACGGCTTATTGAACTACTTTAACCGGCAGAGCAACGAGCAAAAAGGGTATGCTGGCGTGTTGTTCATGGGGGCAACGCTTACGCTCGTTTCTTTCTCGTGTACGGCACCTTTTGTCGGCACATTGCTGGCCGCAACAGCCGGCGGAGAGTGGATATATCCTGTTATTGGGATGTTGATTTTTAGCGCCACATTCGCGCTGCCTTTTGTGCTATTTGCCATGTTTCCTTCTGGGCTCTCCCGGCTGCCGGCTTCGGGCAACTGGATGAATACCCTGAAAGTTGTCTTCGGCTTTATTGAGCTGGCTGCTGCCATCAAGTTTCTGTCAAACGCCGACCTGGTATGGGGATGGAATTTGATTTCTCGTCCGCTTGCCATTGCCGTGATTGTAGTCATCTTCTTCCTCACAGGGATTTATTTAATCGGCAAACTACGGCTCAAGCACGAACCTGCAGACCAGGAAATTGGGACGCTCCGGCTGATCACGGCTATCGGATTTTTTGGTCTTTCATTGTACATGCTACCCGGATTGCTCGGTGCACCCCTAAATAACCTGGATGCCTTTTTGCCACCTCGACAGGGTACCGACATTAGTTTGCTGGCTGCCTTGCCGCGCACCGCAGGCGAAAGTATAGGTGACGAAAACTGGTATGAAGACATTGACGCTGCTTTTGCTGCTGCTGCAACAGCCGGCAAGCCTGTGTTTATCGATTTTACCGGTTATACCTGCACCAATTGCCGGCAAATGGAGTCCACTGTGTTTTTGCACCAGTCGATCACCGAGCGCTTTGAAAACGACTTTGTGTTGCTGCGGCTCTACACCGATGATATCGATGAAGGCCCAACGCTTCAGCGCTATCAATTGAACCTTACAGGCACAGTTGCGCTCCCCACCTATGCCGTTGTGCATCCTGCAACGCAGATCTTGCTGGCGCGCATGAGTGGCACTGCTTCTGTTGATGAGTTTCGGGATTTTCTGGATGGCGGCACTGCGTCATTCTCGAAAAACCTCGCCTTGTCCAACTAG
- the rplI gene encoding 50S ribosomal protein L9 — protein sequence MKVILKKDIPKLGDEGQIVTVKNGFGRNYLIPQGLAKLATEGAIREHEEMMRQASRRITQRREENEKLAAALEKVEVVVEVKVGEENRIFGTVTPTQVAVQLAKQGYEIDRRRIDMDEEIKVLGVYTASIKLTSDIATSVKVRVEPIQEPAEEA from the coding sequence ATGAAAGTCATACTTAAAAAAGACATCCCCAAGCTGGGTGATGAGGGACAAATCGTCACCGTAAAAAACGGATTTGGACGTAATTACCTGATCCCCCAGGGACTTGCCAAGCTTGCTACAGAAGGCGCAATCAGAGAGCACGAAGAGATGATGCGCCAGGCTTCCCGCCGGATTACCCAGCGTAGGGAAGAGAATGAAAAGCTCGCAGCAGCACTGGAAAAAGTCGAAGTTGTAGTAGAAGTCAAAGTTGGTGAAGAAAATCGCATCTTTGGCACCGTAACCCCAACGCAGGTTGCCGTGCAGCTTGCCAAGCAGGGATACGAAATCGACCGCCGGCGCATCGACATGGACGAAGAGATCAAGGTACTTGGTGTATACACTGCCAGTATCAAGCTCACTTCTGATATCGCAACAAGCGTTAAAGTGCGTGTTGAGCCCATTCAGGAGCCGGCAGAAGAGGCGTAA